The proteins below are encoded in one region of uncultured Eubacteriales bacterium:
- the yufO gene encoding Uncharacterized ABC transporter ATP-binding protein YufO: MMANILAMENITKVYSNGFVANKDVNLHVNEGEIHALVGENGAGKSTLMKVLFGVEKPEGGRILLKGEEVHIENPTVAIQYGIGMVYQHFMLVPSLTVAENLVIGMEPKKNGLFDMDEAVRITAEAAKKYNFLVEPLAKIEDLSVGQKQKVEILKALVRGARILILDEPTAVLTPQETKELFVELKDLKKEGYTVIFISHKLQEVTDLCDRVTVMRAGRTIGVEEIKNVTEQDISRMMVGRDVVLKIDKEKPKPGETVLDVRCVSKMGTSGAKKVLDGVSFRVRRGEIIGIAGVEGNGQKELSEIVTGMDKSFEGDVTVGTTAIDVRKHSIRQIREAGVAHISEDRMTYGIVGDGAISENIVSDRYYKPGFQKGILMDRKKVDNLADELIEAFNVKCDGKDQPIRMLSGGNMQKVVAAREFTSDSMLIIANQPTRGIDIGASDFIRKKLVELRDKGAGVLLISADLNEVMEVSDSLLVMSDGQIAAWFKDAQSVSEDELGEYMLGIKKMTPEEIRSVAYDD, translated from the coding sequence ATGATGGCAAATATCCTGGCGATGGAGAATATAACCAAGGTCTACTCAAACGGCTTTGTAGCGAACAAGGACGTGAACCTCCATGTAAATGAAGGCGAGATCCACGCGCTTGTTGGAGAAAATGGCGCGGGCAAGAGTACCCTAATGAAGGTTTTGTTCGGCGTGGAAAAGCCTGAGGGAGGACGCATCCTGCTGAAAGGCGAGGAGGTCCACATCGAAAACCCAACCGTAGCGATTCAGTATGGAATCGGTATGGTGTACCAGCACTTTATGCTCGTACCCTCTCTCACTGTTGCGGAAAATCTGGTCATTGGCATGGAGCCAAAAAAGAACGGACTTTTTGATATGGACGAGGCAGTCCGAATTACCGCCGAGGCCGCCAAAAAGTATAACTTTTTAGTGGAACCGCTGGCAAAGATCGAGGACCTGTCGGTCGGACAGAAGCAGAAGGTAGAGATACTCAAAGCCCTGGTACGCGGCGCGCGTATTCTAATTTTGGACGAGCCCACCGCCGTGCTCACACCGCAGGAGACCAAGGAGCTTTTTGTGGAGCTTAAGGACCTAAAGAAAGAGGGCTATACCGTTATCTTTATCTCCCACAAACTGCAGGAGGTCACCGACCTGTGCGACCGGGTCACCGTTATGCGTGCCGGACGCACCATTGGCGTGGAAGAGATTAAAAATGTCACAGAGCAGGACATTTCCCGCATGATGGTTGGCCGCGACGTGGTGCTGAAGATCGACAAGGAAAAGCCGAAACCTGGTGAGACCGTGCTGGATGTGCGCTGCGTGTCCAAGATGGGTACCAGCGGCGCGAAGAAGGTGCTGGACGGCGTGAGCTTCCGCGTCCGCCGCGGTGAGATCATCGGAATCGCAGGTGTTGAGGGTAACGGACAGAAGGAGCTCAGTGAAATCGTCACCGGCATGGACAAGAGCTTTGAAGGAGACGTGACAGTCGGCACCACGGCTATCGACGTGCGCAAGCACAGCATCCGCCAGATCCGGGAGGCGGGCGTGGCCCACATCTCCGAGGACAGAATGACCTACGGCATTGTGGGTGACGGCGCAATTTCGGAAAATATAGTCTCTGACCGGTACTATAAGCCCGGATTCCAGAAGGGCATTCTGATGGACCGGAAAAAGGTGGATAATCTGGCCGATGAGCTGATTGAGGCCTTTAACGTTAAGTGCGATGGCAAGGACCAGCCCATCCGCATGCTGTCCGGCGGAAACATGCAAAAGGTGGTCGCCGCCCGGGAATTTACCTCGGACTCCATGTTGATCATTGCCAATCAGCCTACCCGCGGCATTGATATCGGCGCATCCGACTTTATCCGGAAAAAGCTCGTGGAGCTTCGGGATAAGGGTGCGGGAGTACTCCTGATCAGCGCCGACCTCAACGAGGTCATGGAGGTGAGCGACAGCCTTCTGGTCATGAGCGACG
- a CDS encoding Basic membrane lipoprotein codes for MKKLTSLALALALTLGLLSGCGSPAAGGNTPTPGTSGTPAPTSTTPSGEPSGLGKDPADVGVVMIVNTNLGDKSFCDLSNAGLMRAAEEFGFRTKVVELNGDATKQIPTMTEFAESDDWDIIIGGTYNILESMQTVAEEFPDKKFILYDAKDDMELPNIYSMEHLQNEGSFVVGAAAAMLTTSDAPLANPDKVIGFVAGGENTAINDFLVGYIQGAQAVDPEIKVLISYIGDFKDTAKAKEMAIAQINQGADIVFAVAGGAGLGALEGCKEKNVYAIGVDADQATVLEDSDPILSEHIVTSMMKMIDNTVYNALKAAVEGTLPWGAYETAGLAKGSVGAADNKYFRAVFSEDQINQLKELQEKVANGEIKVQTAVGMDNDTLNGIRDSVRP; via the coding sequence ATGAAAAAGCTTACCTCTCTTGCACTTGCTCTCGCGCTGACCCTCGGCCTTCTCTCCGGCTGCGGCAGCCCCGCTGCAGGGGGCAACACCCCCACTCCCGGCACCAGCGGAACTCCCGCCCCCACCAGCACCACTCCCAGCGGCGAGCCCTCCGGTCTCGGCAAGGACCCCGCCGATGTGGGCGTGGTCATGATTGTGAATACCAACCTGGGTGACAAGTCCTTCTGCGATCTGTCCAACGCAGGCCTTATGCGCGCGGCCGAGGAGTTTGGTTTCCGCACCAAGGTCGTCGAGCTCAACGGTGACGCTACCAAGCAGATCCCCACCATGACCGAGTTCGCTGAGAGCGATGATTGGGACATCATCATCGGCGGCACCTACAACATCCTCGAGTCCATGCAGACGGTAGCCGAGGAGTTCCCCGACAAGAAGTTTATTCTCTATGATGCCAAGGACGATATGGAGCTGCCCAACATCTATAGTATGGAGCATTTGCAGAACGAGGGTTCCTTTGTCGTGGGCGCCGCCGCCGCCATGCTGACAACCTCCGACGCACCTCTCGCCAACCCCGACAAGGTTATCGGTTTCGTGGCTGGCGGCGAGAACACCGCCATCAACGACTTCCTCGTCGGCTACATTCAGGGCGCTCAGGCTGTTGACCCCGAGATCAAGGTCCTGATTTCCTACATCGGCGACTTTAAGGATACCGCCAAGGCCAAAGAGATGGCCATTGCCCAGATTAACCAGGGCGCCGACATTGTGTTCGCCGTTGCAGGCGGCGCCGGACTAGGCGCGCTGGAGGGCTGCAAGGAGAAGAACGTCTACGCCATTGGCGTTGATGCCGACCAGGCCACCGTTTTGGAGGACAGCGACCCCATCCTCAGCGAGCACATTGTCACCTCCATGATGAAGATGATCGACAATACCGTCTACAACGCTCTGAAGGCCGCCGTGGAGGGCACTCTGCCCTGGGGCGCCTATGAGACTGCCGGTCTTGCCAAGGGGTCCGTCGGCGCCGCCGATAACAAATACTTCCGCGCCGTGTTCAGCGAGGACCAGATCAACCAGCTGAAGGAGCTGCAGGAGAAGGTCGCCAACGGCGAGATCAAAGTTCAGACCGCCGTCGGCATGGACAACGACACGCTCAACGGCATCCGCGATTCCGTGCGCCCCTAA
- a CDS encoding membrane hypothetical protein (Evidence 5 : No homology to any previously reported sequences): MNDGRETEDIMPKKGKKETGGFILNFKKDNIISVIRDIIIISFGLMISSFGTALFYAAELGSSPMATFCDGIHNVFNISYGTANTVANMVLLVVLFFLARNYINIGTVLCVFTIGLWVNLFTPMLSGLLICEWPIVTRVLCTVAGTILMGCGLGLYVAVDRGFGALEGLVKLLCAKKKFSYTKAKVIQDIILVVGGILLSATWGIGTVIAMLLTGPVLQWSIHFFTPLLNRHRAATA; encoded by the coding sequence ATGAACGACGGACGGGAAACGGAGGACATTATGCCGAAAAAGGGAAAAAAAGAGACCGGCGGATTCATTTTGAATTTTAAGAAAGATAATATCATTTCTGTTATACGCGACATAATTATCATATCTTTTGGTTTGATGATTTCTTCCTTTGGGACGGCACTTTTTTATGCCGCTGAATTGGGAAGCAGCCCCATGGCAACTTTTTGTGACGGAATCCATAATGTGTTCAACATCTCTTACGGAACGGCCAACACGGTGGCCAATATGGTGCTGCTGGTAGTGCTTTTCTTTTTGGCACGCAATTACATCAACATCGGAACGGTCCTATGCGTTTTTACGATCGGGCTTTGGGTAAATCTTTTTACGCCAATGCTGAGCGGTCTTCTGATTTGTGAGTGGCCCATTGTTACACGGGTGCTCTGCACAGTGGCTGGCACCATTCTAATGGGCTGCGGCCTGGGACTTTACGTTGCGGTAGACCGGGGATTCGGGGCGCTGGAAGGGCTGGTCAAGCTCCTGTGTGCTAAAAAGAAGTTTTCCTATACCAAGGCAAAGGTCATTCAGGATATCATCCTAGTGGTAGGAGGTATTCTCCTCTCCGCAACCTGGGGAATCGGAACGGTCATAGCCATGCTGCTCACGGGCCCCGTCCTCCAGTGGTCCATCCATTTCTTTACGCCGCTGCTGAACCGGCACCGTGCCGCCACCGCATAA
- the udp gene encoding Uridine phosphorylase — translation MEKELMHHIKCGKGDVGRYVILPGDPGRVEKIAAFLDNAKHVTTYREYNTWTGTLEGVPVSVCSTGIGGPSASIAMEELIKCGADTFIRVGTCGGVDASLIPGDLLIPTGAIRKEGTGLEYVPVQYPAVPNYEVLTALDGAAAKLGYRHHMGVVECKDSYYGQHDPDSMPAGDELKSKWKAWKMAGALGSEMESATLFLVAGVRRVRMGTVLLLCRNREREAVTGLTETVWDTASAIETAIEALRSIIRKDKETGK, via the coding sequence ATGGAAAAGGAACTCATGCATCATATTAAGTGTGGCAAGGGCGATGTGGGGCGTTACGTCATCCTCCCGGGCGACCCTGGCCGGGTCGAGAAAATTGCCGCTTTTCTGGATAACGCGAAACATGTGACCACCTACCGCGAGTACAACACCTGGACAGGCACTCTGGAAGGCGTGCCCGTCAGCGTCTGCTCCACCGGCATCGGCGGCCCCAGCGCCTCCATCGCCATGGAAGAGCTTATCAAGTGCGGCGCCGACACCTTTATCCGCGTAGGCACCTGCGGCGGGGTGGACGCTTCTTTGATCCCCGGCGATCTTCTCATTCCTACCGGCGCGATCCGCAAGGAGGGTACCGGCCTTGAGTATGTGCCCGTCCAGTACCCCGCCGTGCCCAACTACGAGGTTCTCACCGCTCTCGACGGAGCGGCCGCCAAGCTGGGTTATCGCCACCATATGGGCGTGGTGGAGTGCAAGGACAGCTACTATGGCCAACACGACCCCGACAGTATGCCTGCCGGCGATGAGCTGAAAAGCAAGTGGAAGGCCTGGAAGATGGCCGGCGCGCTGGGCAGCGAGATGGAGAGCGCTACTCTGTTTCTCGTGGCCGGCGTCCGTCGGGTGCGTATGGGCACAGTTCTCCTTCTCTGCCGCAACCGCGAGCGCGAGGCCGTTACTGGACTTACCGAAACCGTATGGGACACCGCATCGGCCATTGAGACTGCCATTGAGGCGCTCCGTTCCATCATCCGCAAGGATAAGGAAACCGGAAAGTAA
- the yjjW gene encoding putative pyruvate formate lyase activating enzyme (Evidence 3 : Function proposed based on presence of conserved amino acid motif, structural feature or limited homology; Product type pe : putative enzyme) — protein sequence MSRAPVNKIIPSSVVDGPGNRTAVFLQGCNLRCAYCHNPETQNLCNSCGVCLAVCPGGALSQSAEGRVVWNEEKCVGCDACIAACPNRASPKVKWSSAEEVFVQIEKNLPFIRGITVSGGECSLYPDFLTELFRLSKAAGLSCLMDSNGMVELSAFPELIAVCDGVMLDVKAWDTGIHRQLTGEENGPVKRNLAFLAKAGKLTEVRHVCVPGRADVKAVLEGVAQTLGPEETAETPLKLISFRPFGVRGELSDMPQPHRVWMEELLREARGLGFKRARLI from the coding sequence ATGAGCCGGGCTCCGGTCAATAAAATTATCCCCAGCAGTGTGGTGGATGGGCCGGGAAATCGGACCGCTGTTTTTCTGCAGGGCTGTAACCTCCGCTGCGCCTACTGCCATAACCCGGAGACACAGAACCTGTGCAACAGCTGCGGCGTCTGCCTTGCGGTCTGTCCCGGCGGAGCGCTGTCCCAGTCTGCAGAGGGAAGAGTGGTGTGGAACGAGGAGAAATGCGTGGGCTGTGACGCCTGCATCGCCGCCTGTCCGAACCGCGCATCCCCCAAGGTGAAATGGAGCTCGGCGGAAGAGGTTTTTGTGCAGATAGAGAAGAACCTCCCCTTTATCCGAGGTATTACCGTCTCCGGCGGGGAGTGCTCCCTATATCCGGATTTCCTGACAGAGCTGTTTCGCCTATCAAAGGCGGCAGGACTTTCCTGCCTGATGGATTCCAACGGTATGGTGGAGTTATCCGCATTCCCGGAGCTTATTGCCGTGTGCGACGGTGTCATGCTGGATGTGAAGGCATGGGACACCGGGATTCACCGCCAACTGACAGGGGAGGAGAATGGCCCGGTGAAGCGGAACCTCGCGTTCCTGGCGAAGGCGGGCAAGCTCACGGAGGTTCGCCACGTCTGCGTACCGGGGCGGGCAGACGTGAAGGCCGTTCTGGAGGGAGTAGCCCAGACCCTCGGCCCGGAAGAGACGGCGGAGACGCCGCTCAAGCTGATTTCCTTCCGCCCCTTTGGCGTGCGGGGGGAGCTCTCCGACATGCCGCAGCCCCACAGGGTATGGATGGAGGAGCTCCTCCGGGAGGCGCGCGGGCTGGGGTTTAAAAGAGCACGACTCATATAG
- the yjjI gene encoding conserved hypothetical protein (Evidence 4 : Homologs of previously reported genes of unknown function): MSQNVYEIVTSTHLNYRQKLTALCLAAENTLDVLNVPPRYQYYRESGGLDDLNEGQAPYRPRYVMPDYEKFVRQGSKFLRLDPPKDLEGVLNALEILYCHVPSITTKPVYLGNIDKLIEPFLEGVDDETAKAALRRFLMFCDRTIANAYSHANLGPEATRAGRLILELVEELQLQVPNLTLKYDSELTPDDFAEAALLCSLSCANPAICNHRAHKDTYSFDYGISSCYNILPLRGGAYTLNRVVLPRLAKLAKDPEHFCTELLPDALKALGDYMNERIRFLVEDSGYFQSDFLVQEGLVERERFVGMFGVAGLCDCVNLLLAGRGGRYGSSAEADDLAERILTVISDFAASYPAKYSEVAGGHFLLHAQAGLSDDVGVTSGVRITVGDEPANIHNHLRHSARFHKFFPTGCSDIFPFDSTAERNPAALLDLVKGAFSLGDKYCAFYGAQGDLVRVTGYLVKRSDLERYERGEVVLQDNVINGSANYRLNRLKDRKVRSV, translated from the coding sequence ATGAGCCAGAATGTCTATGAAATTGTCACTTCCACCCACCTGAACTACCGTCAGAAACTGACCGCCCTCTGCCTGGCCGCGGAAAACACGTTGGACGTGCTCAATGTTCCGCCCCGCTACCAATACTACCGGGAGAGCGGCGGGCTGGACGACTTAAACGAGGGACAAGCGCCCTACCGCCCCCGCTACGTGATGCCCGACTATGAAAAGTTTGTCCGGCAGGGCAGCAAATTTTTACGGCTGGACCCGCCCAAGGACCTGGAGGGGGTGCTGAACGCGCTGGAAATCCTCTACTGCCATGTCCCCTCCATTACCACGAAACCGGTGTACCTCGGAAACATCGATAAGCTGATCGAGCCTTTTCTGGAGGGGGTGGACGACGAGACGGCCAAGGCAGCGCTGAGACGGTTCCTCATGTTCTGCGACCGCACGATCGCCAACGCTTACAGCCACGCCAACCTGGGCCCGGAGGCCACCCGGGCGGGACGGCTTATTCTGGAACTGGTCGAGGAGCTGCAGCTGCAGGTTCCCAACCTGACGCTTAAGTACGACAGTGAGCTTACTCCCGATGATTTTGCAGAGGCTGCGCTTTTGTGCTCCCTGTCCTGCGCCAACCCGGCTATCTGTAATCACCGGGCACACAAGGACACCTACAGTTTCGATTACGGTATTTCCTCCTGCTACAATATCCTCCCGCTCCGGGGCGGGGCGTACACCCTGAACCGGGTGGTACTGCCGCGGCTGGCAAAGCTTGCTAAGGACCCGGAGCATTTCTGTACGGAGCTGCTGCCCGACGCACTGAAAGCGCTGGGCGACTATATGAACGAGCGCATCCGATTCTTGGTGGAGGACTCCGGCTATTTCCAGTCCGATTTTCTCGTGCAGGAAGGGCTTGTGGAGCGAGAGCGTTTCGTGGGCATGTTCGGCGTGGCCGGGCTGTGCGACTGCGTAAATCTTCTCCTTGCGGGTAGGGGGGGGCGGTACGGCAGCAGCGCTGAAGCGGACGATCTGGCCGAACGTATCCTGACCGTTATCTCGGACTTTGCCGCGAGCTATCCGGCCAAGTATTCCGAAGTTGCGGGCGGACATTTCTTGCTTCATGCCCAGGCGGGCCTTTCCGACGACGTGGGTGTTACCTCCGGCGTGCGCATTACCGTGGGTGACGAGCCCGCCAACATCCACAACCATCTGCGCCACTCCGCCCGATTCCATAAATTTTTCCCCACGGGCTGCAGCGACATTTTCCCCTTTGACTCCACGGCAGAGCGCAATCCGGCCGCGCTGCTGGACCTGGTGAAGGGCGCGTTCAGCCTTGGCGATAAGTACTGCGCCTTCTATGGCGCACAGGGTGATTTGGTGCGCGTCACCGGATATCTTGTCAAACGCAGCGATTTGGAGCGGTACGAGCGGGGGGAGGTTGTTCTGCAGGACAACGTCATCAACGGCAGCGCCAACTACCGCCTCAACCGCCTGAAGGACAGAAAGGTCCGGTCCGTCTAA
- a CDS encoding conserved hypothetical protein (Evidence 4 : Homologs of previously reported genes of unknown function), producing the protein MGAIKAYVEGLEGYAGEYFRILLRSLRQEMETGGRVFHMSEGEVLLRAQEEATYIYLLLAGRVSGVDEMESGSVYAFAHFTAPAIFGEYEVFSDCPVYRGTLVCAGDCVLASLPRSTYLEWVRGDVDALFSRTCQMVRQLVDQTGTERSYLFLSGVERMSIYLCRAWEKSGESGLLHLNVARQQMADETGLSIKTVQRALLRFRKENLISCQGRAIKVNEKQYQGLRLLCREVLP; encoded by the coding sequence ATGGGTGCTATCAAGGCCTATGTGGAAGGACTGGAAGGCTATGCGGGGGAGTACTTTCGGATCTTGCTGCGCAGTCTGCGGCAGGAAATGGAAACCGGAGGACGGGTCTTTCACATGAGCGAGGGTGAGGTCCTCCTGCGCGCGCAGGAGGAGGCGACATACATCTATCTCCTGCTTGCGGGGCGGGTAAGCGGCGTGGATGAGATGGAGAGCGGCAGCGTTTATGCCTTTGCACATTTTACGGCTCCAGCCATTTTTGGCGAATACGAGGTGTTCTCCGACTGCCCGGTCTACCGCGGGACGCTGGTGTGCGCGGGGGACTGCGTTTTGGCATCCTTACCGCGCAGCACGTACCTTGAATGGGTGCGCGGGGATGTGGACGCGCTCTTTTCCAGGACCTGCCAGATGGTCCGCCAGCTGGTGGACCAGACCGGGACGGAGCGGAGCTACCTCTTCCTCAGCGGAGTCGAGCGCATGTCCATCTACCTGTGCCGGGCCTGGGAGAAAAGCGGAGAAAGTGGGCTTTTGCATCTCAATGTGGCACGCCAGCAGATGGCAGACGAGACAGGACTCAGCATCAAGACCGTTCAGCGTGCGTTGCTCCGTTTCCGAAAGGAAAACCTGATTTCGTGCCAGGGACGGGCAATCAAAGTCAATGAAAAGCAGTATCAGGGGCTTCGCCTTCTGTGTAGGGAGGTGCTGCCGTAA
- a CDS encoding conserved membrane hypothetical protein (Evidence 4 : Homologs of previously reported genes of unknown function), which produces MKLRRQRLLIVSVVFAILFVLGSIPAFAAEDAIPSIQVNAVLERDGSAVITEIWDVRGVSSGTEYYKALNNMDGMRVHSLLVRDESGTQYKTLSSWDTDLTLLEKAGTCGILEKSDGYELCWGIGSYGNHQYTIQYTIEGLVKDYGDYAGFYHQFISELSSAPESAVIDIRLADVRLTEENSRIWGYGFPGEVEIGRDGVLHAFSSDALSGGNYVNVLCRFEKDLFPLAPKANVSFEELQESAEKSNSGIGLFVFAISAGGVVFVVLLAAFLAVLFSARYKLADGTVVKLPKQKEMEITWSIPFGGSIPAIYFAMALLRRKISCPRLMGAYLIRWQEARYISIEERVVNPGIKKAKKEEVIVFASEKAPLQGAERTLYQILVGGADRDGVLWTSDIEESAQELYEKLTGWAEDVQEDGQKELIESGAAATDEKGVVRFTDSGFKQAVRILGLQKYLAGMRKQNKDRPAPRELWRDYLVVAALFDTGEQVLESMQALDPAYFDTFSSIYGCNAYSMIYFMTMTNHISNASAPSMDGTGGVASSIGGGGFSGGGGGGSR; this is translated from the coding sequence ATGAAATTAAGACGCCAAAGACTGCTTATTGTTTCAGTAGTGTTTGCAATACTGTTTGTGCTGGGATCAATTCCGGCCTTTGCAGCAGAGGACGCCATCCCGTCCATCCAGGTTAATGCCGTGCTGGAGCGTGACGGGTCTGCGGTTATTACAGAGATTTGGGATGTGCGCGGGGTATCCAGCGGCACGGAATATTATAAGGCGCTCAACAACATGGATGGAATGCGCGTGCATTCTCTTCTTGTAAGGGACGAGTCCGGAACACAATATAAGACGCTAAGCAGCTGGGACACGGACTTAACTTTGCTAGAAAAAGCCGGTACCTGCGGTATTTTAGAAAAGTCTGATGGTTATGAGCTTTGCTGGGGTATTGGCAGCTATGGCAACCATCAATATACCATTCAATACACCATAGAAGGATTGGTAAAGGACTATGGCGATTACGCAGGATTTTACCATCAGTTTATTTCCGAGCTTTCCAGCGCGCCTGAATCTGCGGTTATTGATATCCGGCTGGCTGATGTGCGCCTAACCGAAGAAAATTCGCGGATTTGGGGGTATGGCTTTCCAGGTGAGGTGGAGATTGGCAGGGACGGCGTACTTCACGCTTTCTCCTCTGATGCGCTAAGCGGCGGGAACTATGTGAATGTGCTCTGCCGCTTTGAGAAAGACTTGTTCCCGCTGGCGCCTAAGGCGAATGTGTCATTTGAAGAACTGCAGGAATCTGCAGAAAAAAGCAACTCCGGCATAGGCTTGTTCGTTTTTGCCATTTCAGCCGGGGGTGTTGTTTTTGTTGTCCTTCTGGCGGCCTTTTTAGCCGTACTTTTTTCGGCGCGCTATAAGCTGGCGGACGGTACCGTAGTAAAGCTTCCCAAACAGAAAGAAATGGAAATAACTTGGTCCATTCCCTTTGGCGGCAGTATTCCGGCCATATATTTCGCAATGGCGCTGCTGCGCAGGAAGATTTCTTGCCCGCGGCTTATGGGGGCCTATCTCATTCGCTGGCAGGAGGCAAGGTATATCAGTATTGAAGAGCGGGTAGTGAACCCGGGAATAAAAAAGGCAAAAAAGGAGGAGGTAATTGTCTTTGCTTCAGAGAAAGCGCCGCTCCAAGGAGCGGAGAGGACCCTGTATCAAATTTTAGTCGGTGGTGCCGACCGGGACGGCGTTCTTTGGACCTCTGACATAGAAGAAAGTGCGCAAGAGCTCTACGAGAAACTTACAGGGTGGGCAGAAGACGTACAAGAGGACGGCCAAAAAGAGCTGATCGAATCAGGTGCGGCGGCAACGGACGAGAAAGGTGTCGTCCGGTTCACGGACTCAGGGTTCAAACAAGCGGTTAGAATCCTTGGGCTCCAGAAATACTTGGCGGGAATGCGTAAGCAGAATAAAGACAGGCCTGCGCCAAGGGAGCTTTGGAGAGATTATCTTGTGGTTGCCGCCCTGTTTGATACAGGAGAACAGGTGCTGGAAAGCATGCAAGCGCTTGATCCCGCCTATTTTGATACGTTCTCAAGCATATATGGCTGCAATGCTTACAGCATGATATACTTTATGACCATGACAAATCATATCTCGAATGCCTCCGCACCGAGCATGGATGGGACGGGCGGCGTGGCAAGCTCCATTGGCGGCGGCGGTTTTTCCGGCGGCGGAGGGGGAGGCAGCCGGTGA
- a CDS encoding Extracellular ligand-binding receptor codes for MKKLLAMALTCTMLTAILAGCSNTPSGGNNGSSGGDVVKIGVFEPATGDSGPGGKQEMLGMQYANKETPTVDIGGKTYKVELVYADNGSSTDKAPTAAAQLVSSGVSIVLGSYGSGVSMAGGPKFEEAGLCAIGVTCTNPNVTAGNDYYYRICFLDPFQGTILANFAAEKFSAKKAYCLGELGNEYDQGLITFFEQAFTANGGTVIKDSFPTNNSDFTSYLNKAKAEGADVIFCPVSIAYSTQIVKQAASLGIEAPILGSDTLDSNMVLEAAKGSSVKLYVSTFYQEGGSPEFDTGIKEYINGDATAKTNNGGNDTISAVTAMGYDAYYTALEALKAAGSTDLAAIKKALPGVTYDGVSGAIAFDEQGDAIRDTAYIKTADTANGVWTLETVQKAG; via the coding sequence ATGAAGAAACTTCTTGCAATGGCTCTTACCTGTACGATGCTGACAGCCATACTGGCGGGCTGCTCCAACACCCCAAGCGGCGGCAACAACGGTTCCTCTGGCGGCGACGTGGTTAAAATCGGCGTATTCGAGCCCGCCACCGGCGACTCCGGCCCCGGCGGCAAGCAGGAGATGCTCGGCATGCAGTACGCAAATAAGGAGACGCCCACCGTGGACATCGGCGGCAAAACCTACAAGGTCGAACTGGTCTATGCCGACAATGGCTCCTCAACCGACAAGGCACCCACCGCGGCCGCTCAGCTGGTGAGTTCCGGAGTGTCTATCGTCCTGGGCTCTTACGGCTCCGGCGTGTCCATGGCCGGCGGCCCCAAGTTTGAAGAGGCAGGCCTCTGCGCCATCGGCGTCACCTGCACCAACCCCAACGTCACCGCAGGCAACGACTACTACTACCGCATCTGTTTCCTGGACCCCTTCCAGGGCACCATCCTCGCCAACTTTGCTGCTGAGAAGTTCAGCGCCAAGAAGGCCTATTGCCTGGGTGAGCTGGGCAACGAGTACGACCAGGGCCTAATCACCTTCTTCGAGCAGGCCTTTACCGCCAACGGCGGCACCGTGATCAAGGACTCGTTCCCCACCAACAACTCCGACTTTACCTCTTACCTCAACAAGGCCAAGGCCGAGGGCGCCGACGTCATTTTCTGCCCTGTATCCATCGCCTATTCCACTCAGATCGTCAAGCAGGCCGCTTCCCTGGGCATCGAGGCCCCCATCCTGGGCTCCGACACCCTGGACAGCAACATGGTCCTTGAGGCCGCTAAGGGCAGCAGCGTCAAGCTGTACGTTTCCACTTTTTATCAAGAGGGCGGCTCCCCTGAGTTTGATACCGGCATCAAGGAGTACATTAACGGCGACGCTACCGCCAAGACGAATAACGGCGGCAACGATACCATCTCCGCCGTTACCGCCATGGGCTATGATGCCTACTACACCGCGCTCGAGGCTCTGAAGGCCGCCGGCTCCACCGATCTGGCCGCCATCAAGAAGGCCCTCCCCGGTGTGACCTACGATGGAGTCTCCGGTGCCATCGCCTTTGACGAGCAGGGCGACGCCATCCGCGACACCGCTTATATCAAAACCGCCGACACCGCCAACGGCGTTTGGACCCTGGAAACCGTGCAGAAGGCCGGCTAA